The following proteins are encoded in a genomic region of Sorangiineae bacterium MSr12523:
- a CDS encoding VanW family protein, whose protein sequence is MVLRFPTLTRALLAVGLLAGLGAVSIPLYRHFLPSDEIVPGLTIDGMAPEGDAASFVASRARSVAERKVTLVMNDHVALETTLGQLGVGVDEGRALELARAIGHEGDLLRRADESARARRGQLDVPLLPKVDVNAVAAAVERIKEKEDVGPISARLNVEQQTVVPERVGHFVDLDATIAALSKLVAGPPSSLPAKIVLPVQNFAPRVTSDFVRTIDVHTVMSEYLTYFSRNKDQSRRGQNIDNAAAKLDGLVLSPGELVSFNDVVGERSEENGFQKSWEIFKGEMVEGVGGGTCQVASTVHAAAFFAGLDIVERLPHSRPSAYIPMGLDATVVYPVVDMKLRNPFRFPIVLHAVVDGNRLRVAMLGKSRPATVSFSRDVVQTLPYARKVEEKALAGNKVIVKQHGIFGYRIERERVLRFRGGKERVEKNKDFYPPTTEIYNVPPGFDVALLPPLPTVSQDEGEGSDTSAQAAAAAVAATAIPPSGPTPLSPVPSQPVSTVVMEDAPGAHAPSLAQSRPVKKVTIRR, encoded by the coding sequence ATGGTCCTTCGTTTTCCCACGTTGACGCGCGCACTCCTCGCCGTGGGCCTGCTCGCCGGCCTTGGCGCGGTGTCGATTCCGCTCTATCGGCATTTTCTTCCGTCGGACGAGATCGTGCCGGGGCTCACCATCGATGGCATGGCGCCGGAAGGTGACGCCGCTTCGTTCGTGGCATCCCGTGCACGCTCCGTGGCGGAGCGCAAAGTCACGCTCGTGATGAACGATCACGTCGCGCTGGAGACCACGCTCGGGCAACTGGGGGTCGGCGTCGACGAAGGTCGCGCGCTCGAGCTCGCGCGCGCCATCGGCCACGAGGGCGATCTTCTGCGCCGCGCCGACGAAAGCGCCCGGGCCCGCCGCGGTCAGCTCGACGTGCCGCTGTTGCCAAAGGTCGACGTGAATGCGGTTGCCGCCGCCGTCGAGCGCATCAAGGAAAAGGAAGACGTCGGCCCCATCTCCGCGCGTCTCAACGTCGAACAGCAGACGGTCGTGCCGGAGCGGGTGGGTCACTTCGTCGATCTCGACGCGACCATCGCCGCGCTGAGCAAGCTCGTGGCCGGCCCGCCGTCGAGTTTGCCCGCCAAAATCGTTCTCCCCGTGCAGAACTTTGCCCCGCGGGTCACCAGCGACTTCGTGCGCACCATCGACGTGCACACCGTGATGAGCGAGTACCTCACGTACTTCTCGCGCAACAAAGATCAATCGCGCCGCGGACAGAACATCGACAATGCGGCGGCCAAGCTCGACGGCCTCGTGCTTTCGCCGGGGGAGCTGGTCAGCTTCAACGACGTGGTGGGCGAGCGCAGCGAGGAAAACGGCTTCCAGAAGAGCTGGGAGATCTTCAAGGGCGAGATGGTCGAGGGCGTCGGCGGCGGCACGTGCCAAGTGGCGTCCACCGTTCATGCCGCAGCGTTTTTCGCAGGGCTCGACATCGTGGAGCGCCTGCCGCACTCGCGTCCGAGCGCGTACATCCCCATGGGCCTCGACGCCACGGTGGTTTACCCCGTCGTCGACATGAAGCTTCGCAACCCGTTCCGATTTCCCATCGTGCTTCACGCGGTGGTCGACGGGAATCGCCTGCGCGTGGCCATGCTGGGCAAGAGTCGGCCGGCCACGGTCAGCTTCTCCCGCGACGTGGTGCAGACCCTGCCGTACGCCCGCAAGGTCGAGGAAAAGGCGCTCGCCGGCAACAAGGTCATCGTCAAGCAGCACGGCATCTTCGGCTATCGCATCGAGCGCGAGCGGGTTCTTCGCTTCCGCGGCGGCAAAGAGCGGGTCGAGAAGAACAAAGACTTCTACCCGCCGACCACCGAGATCTACAACGTGCCGCCCGGCTTCGACGTGGCACTCCTGCCGCCGCTCCCCACGGTGAGCCAAGACGAGGGCGAGGGCAGCGATACGAGCGCACAGGCGGCAGCCGCCGCAGTGGCCGCAACGGCGATCCCGCCGAGCGGCCCCACGCCTCTTTCTCCGGTGCCTTCGCAGCCGGTCTCCACGGTCGTGATGGAAGATGCACCCGGGGCGCACGCGCCTTCGTTGGCACAATCCCGTCCGGTGAAGAAGGTGACCATACGTCGTTGA